Proteins encoded together in one Miscanthus floridulus cultivar M001 chromosome 16, ASM1932011v1, whole genome shotgun sequence window:
- the LOC136513578 gene encoding uncharacterized protein At5g39865-like produces the protein MWPSWVKKTRSSDSAAASTSTALVPAAGASPRLSIPNPSLKDLRSLLAPDSAAAGAALPSASPSPRVFHRIRVAASALRVLRTLQHSPSPAAAPAGNGKELVPGAWGGRVVLYFTSLRVVRGTYEDCRAVRAILRGLRAAVDERDLSMDPGYLPELAALLPPHAQQQQQRRRVALPQVFVGGRHLGGSEEVQRLHESGELRRIVAPAPAPAFPGNCARCGGERYVLCGACDGSHKRYSLKGGGGFRACAECNENGLVRCPACCCVVPAA, from the coding sequence ATGTGGCCGTCCTGGGTCAAGAAGACGCGCAGCTCTGACTCCGCTgccgcctccacctccacggCCCTCGTCCCCGCCGCCGGCGCGTCCCCGCGCCTCTCCATCCCCAATCCGTCTCTCAAGGACCTCCGGTCCCTGCTCGCGCCGgactccgccgccgccggtgccgcCTTGCCCTCCGCCTCCCCGTCGCCGCGCGTCTTCCACCGCATCCGCGTCGCCGCCTCCGCGCTCCGGGTCCTCCGCACGCTCCAGCACTCCCCGTccccggccgccgcgcccgccggcaACGGCAAGGAGCTAGTACCGGGCGCCTGGGGCGGGCGGGTGGTGCTGTACTTCACCTCCCTCCGCGTGGTCCGCGGCACCTACGAGGACTGCCGCGCGGTGCGCGCCATCCTGCGCGGGCTCCGCGCCGCCGTCGACGAGCGCGACCTCTCCATGGACCCCGGCTACCTGCCGGAGCTCGCCGCGCTCCTCCCCCCGcacgcgcagcagcagcagcagcgccgccgcgtgGCGCTGCCCCAGGTCTTCGTCGGCGGCCGCCACCTCGGCGGCTCCGAGGAGGTCCAGCGCCTCCACGAGTCCGGCGAGCTCCGCCGCATCgtggcccccgcccccgcccccgcgttCCCCGGCAACTGCGCCCGCTGCGGCGGCGAGCGCTACGTGCTCTGCGGCGCCTGCGACGGCAGCCACAAGCGGTACAGCCTCAAGGGCGGCGGCGGGTTCCGCGCCTGCGCCGAGTGCAACGAGAACGGGCTCGTCCGCTGCCCCGCCTGCTGCTGCGTCGTCCCCGCCGCCTGA